From a region of the Syngnathoides biaculeatus isolate LvHL_M chromosome 2, ASM1980259v1, whole genome shotgun sequence genome:
- the ndfip2 gene encoding NEDD4 family-interacting protein 2 encodes MDQTSRYHVLHNEDDSSEASSSEQQPSAATQAGALHDQSQTQSSVLPGPPPPVEGAGAGGDAPPPPYASIDLGATAAVPETSFQSDFPVPPPYSVATSLPTYDEAEKAKASSMAASTVEVISREDEFLPRDDFSDTDQLRVGNDGIFMLAFFMAFLFNWIGFCLSFCLTNTIAGRYGAICGFGLSLIKWILIVRFSDYFTGYFNGQCWLCWIFLLLGLLLFFRGFVNYLKVRNMSENMVSSHRTRLFFLY; translated from the exons ATGGACCAAACAAGTCGATACCATGTG CTGCACAACGAGGATGATTCCTCTGAAGCTTCCAGCAGTGAGCAGCAACCCTCCGCCGCCACCCAGGCTGGTGCGTTGCATGACCAAAGTCAGACACAGAGCAGTGTCCTCCCTGGCCCTCCTCCACCAGTGGAGGGTGCAGGTGCAGGTGGAGATGCACCTCCACCTCCTTATGCTTCCATTGACCTAGGAGCAACTGCTGCTGTACCTG AGACCAGTTTCCAAAGTGACTTCCCAGTGCCACCACCCTACAGCGTGGCCACTTCATTGCCCACATACGATGAAGCAGAAAAAGCAAAAGCCTCCTCCATGGCTGCTTCCACTGTGGAAGTTATCTCACGG GAGGATGAATTTCTTCCCAGAGATGATTTTAGTGATACTGACCAACTGCGTGTCGGGAATGATGGAATCTTCATGCTGGCCTTCTTCA TGGCCTTCCTGTTTAACTGGATCGGCTTCTGTTTGTCATTCTGTTTGACCAACACCATTGCAGGGCGCTACGGCGCCATCTGTGGCTTTGGCCTCTCTCTTATCAAGTGGATTCTCATTGTCAGG ttctctGACTACTTCACTGGCTACTTTAATGGTCAGTGCTGGCTTTGTTGGATCTTCCTGTTGCTTG GTCTACTGCTGTTCTTCAGAGGTTTTGTGAACTATCTAAAAGTCCGCAACATGTCAGAGAACATGGTCTCTTCGCACAGAACACGCCTCTTCTTCCTGTATTAA